A genomic segment from Vicia villosa cultivar HV-30 ecotype Madison, WI unplaced genomic scaffold, Vvil1.0 ctg.000339F_1_1, whole genome shotgun sequence encodes:
- the LOC131626938 gene encoding protein DETOXIFICATION 14-like isoform X1, which yields MIMKDSMEEGSNNKWEWRKTRTTLMAELKKMSSIAGPMVATTVLQYLLQVVSVMMVGHLDQLSLSSVAIATSLTNVSGFSILSGMAGGLETLCGQAYGAEQFEKFGIYTHTAIISLTMVCAPITIIWIFMDKVLILIGQDTTISHEARTYALWLIPALFASAILKPLTRFFQTQSLIFPMIISSFLVLCFHVVTCWTLVFKLGLGHIGAAISFSLGTWLNVLILLCFAKYSHACEKTRVSFSTKAFLGIREFFGLAVPSAAMVCLKWWACELLVLLAGLFQDPKLETSVLSICLTISTLHFTISYGLGAATSTRVSNELGAGNPKAVRFSVCTAMVLAITEALIITAILLGCKHILGYAYTNDSMVVHYVAAMTPLLCASIFTDSLQAVLSGVARGSGWQHVGAYVNLGAFYLVGIPVGVVLGFVAHFRAKGLWIGIVAGSIVQTVFLFIITALTNWKKQAMLARERIFDDTSSDESITNNKTSV from the exons ATGATCATGAAGGATTCTATGGAAGAAGGTTCAAATAATAAGTGGGAATGGAGAAAAACAAGAACAACATTAATGGCGGAACTGAAGAAGATGAGTAGTATAGCAGGACCAATGGTGGCAACGACTGTGTTGCAATATCTTCTGCAAGTAGTATCAGTGATGATGGTTGGACATCTTGATCAGCTCTCTCTTTCAAGTGTTGCCATTGCTACATCTCTCACTAATGTTTCTGGTTTTAGTATTCTG TCAGGGATGGCGGGTGGATTAGAAACTTTATGTGGACAAGCTTATGGAGCAGAACAATTTGAAAAGTTCGGAATATACACACACACTGCAATAATATCCCTTACTATGGTTTGTGCACCAATAACTATTATATGGATTTTCATGGACAAAGTACTAATTCTCATTGGCCAAGACACCACAATTTCCCATGAAGCTCGAACATATGCACTTTGGTTAATACCTGCCCTATTTGCCTCTGCAATTCTCAAACCTCTAACACGTTTTTTTCAAACACAAAGTTTGATTTTTCCAATGATTATTAGCTCCTTTCTAGTTTTGTGCTTCCATGTAGTTACTTGTTGGACATTAGTATTTAAATTGGGATTAGGACATATTGGTGCTGCAATTTCCTTTAGTTTAGGAACTTGGTTGAATGTGCTGATACTTTTGTGTTTTGCAAAATATTCACATGCTTGTGAGAAAACACGTGTGTCATTTTCTACAAAGGCTTTCCTTGGTATTAGAGAGTTTTTTGGTCTCGCTGTTCCATCCGCAGCTATGGTCTG TCTCAAATGGTGGGCGTGTGAGTTGCTTGTTTTGCTAGCTGGACTTTTTCAAGATCCAAAGTTGGAGACATCGGTTCTTTCAATATg CTTGACAATATCTACATTGCATTTCACCATATCCTATGGGCTTGGGGCTGCTACTAG CACAAGAGTTTCAAATGAACTAGGAGCTGGAAATCCAAAAGCAGTTCGTTTTTCGGTTTGTACAGCAATGGTCCTTGCAATTACAGAGGCTCTTATTATAACTGCAATCCTATTAGGTTGCAAACATATCTTAGGTTATGCTTACACCAATGATAGTATGGTTGTTCATTATGTGGCCGCTATGACTCCTTTGTTATGTGCATCAATTTTTACGGATAGCTTGCAAGCAGTTCTTTCAG GGGTTGCTAGAGGAAGTGGGTGGCAACATGTTGGAGCCTATGTGAATCTTGGAGCATTTTATCTAGTAGGAATTCCTGTTGGTGTAGTGTTAGGGTTTGTTGCACATTTCAGAGCAAAAGGCCTTTGGATTGGAATAGTAGCTGGCTCAATTGTGCAAACAGTTTTccttttcattattactgctcTTACAAATTGGAAAAAACAG GCAATGTTGGCTAGAGAGAGAATATTTGATGAcacttcttctgatgaaagtaTAACAAATAACAAAACCAGTGTATAA
- the LOC131626938 gene encoding protein DETOXIFICATION 14-like isoform X2 encodes MAGGLETLCGQAYGAEQFEKFGIYTHTAIISLTMVCAPITIIWIFMDKVLILIGQDTTISHEARTYALWLIPALFASAILKPLTRFFQTQSLIFPMIISSFLVLCFHVVTCWTLVFKLGLGHIGAAISFSLGTWLNVLILLCFAKYSHACEKTRVSFSTKAFLGIREFFGLAVPSAAMVCLKWWACELLVLLAGLFQDPKLETSVLSICLTISTLHFTISYGLGAATSTRVSNELGAGNPKAVRFSVCTAMVLAITEALIITAILLGCKHILGYAYTNDSMVVHYVAAMTPLLCASIFTDSLQAVLSGVARGSGWQHVGAYVNLGAFYLVGIPVGVVLGFVAHFRAKGLWIGIVAGSIVQTVFLFIITALTNWKKQAMLARERIFDDTSSDESITNNKTSV; translated from the exons ATGGCGGGTGGATTAGAAACTTTATGTGGACAAGCTTATGGAGCAGAACAATTTGAAAAGTTCGGAATATACACACACACTGCAATAATATCCCTTACTATGGTTTGTGCACCAATAACTATTATATGGATTTTCATGGACAAAGTACTAATTCTCATTGGCCAAGACACCACAATTTCCCATGAAGCTCGAACATATGCACTTTGGTTAATACCTGCCCTATTTGCCTCTGCAATTCTCAAACCTCTAACACGTTTTTTTCAAACACAAAGTTTGATTTTTCCAATGATTATTAGCTCCTTTCTAGTTTTGTGCTTCCATGTAGTTACTTGTTGGACATTAGTATTTAAATTGGGATTAGGACATATTGGTGCTGCAATTTCCTTTAGTTTAGGAACTTGGTTGAATGTGCTGATACTTTTGTGTTTTGCAAAATATTCACATGCTTGTGAGAAAACACGTGTGTCATTTTCTACAAAGGCTTTCCTTGGTATTAGAGAGTTTTTTGGTCTCGCTGTTCCATCCGCAGCTATGGTCTG TCTCAAATGGTGGGCGTGTGAGTTGCTTGTTTTGCTAGCTGGACTTTTTCAAGATCCAAAGTTGGAGACATCGGTTCTTTCAATATg CTTGACAATATCTACATTGCATTTCACCATATCCTATGGGCTTGGGGCTGCTACTAG CACAAGAGTTTCAAATGAACTAGGAGCTGGAAATCCAAAAGCAGTTCGTTTTTCGGTTTGTACAGCAATGGTCCTTGCAATTACAGAGGCTCTTATTATAACTGCAATCCTATTAGGTTGCAAACATATCTTAGGTTATGCTTACACCAATGATAGTATGGTTGTTCATTATGTGGCCGCTATGACTCCTTTGTTATGTGCATCAATTTTTACGGATAGCTTGCAAGCAGTTCTTTCAG GGGTTGCTAGAGGAAGTGGGTGGCAACATGTTGGAGCCTATGTGAATCTTGGAGCATTTTATCTAGTAGGAATTCCTGTTGGTGTAGTGTTAGGGTTTGTTGCACATTTCAGAGCAAAAGGCCTTTGGATTGGAATAGTAGCTGGCTCAATTGTGCAAACAGTTTTccttttcattattactgctcTTACAAATTGGAAAAAACAG GCAATGTTGGCTAGAGAGAGAATATTTGATGAcacttcttctgatgaaagtaTAACAAATAACAAAACCAGTGTATAA